From a region of the Nitrospira sp. genome:
- the fliD gene encoding flagellar filament capping protein FliD, whose protein sequence is MAAISFGGLGNGLDFGQVVDQLVKAAHTPVDRLTTKKADLNSKSTDYATLSTKLIALQSAADKMRLVSNFDRSSVSASDSTVLTATGASTAVQGSYTVKVTQLAQSHQVTNKAAKAVASTTTDIVSGASGTFTFRVGSGSNQTVNLGATATIEDLKTAINDLGAGVTASVVNAGSESSPAYRLVLTAASTGASSGVTIVADDTDLDFLNASGTGGTDTLQAAQDAVISVGDPNLNPLTFQRSSNTITDAIAGVTLTLAKTTGSSTVAVNVSRDVAAVQTNIKDLATAYNEVVKFINERNTYDVTTKKGGIFFNEPTVRTVLSQLRTALSSVVPGLTTYTSVGEIGFKTERDGTLTVDEAKLSAALSSNYTAVKDLFVNQTDSVGIAQLLNVSVDSLDDIESGALTLRKKGLTNQISDLTDEITRKEDVLAQYEERLRQQYAALDGLLKQQQSQLSFLQSNSALTGGN, encoded by the coding sequence ATGGCGGCGATAAGTTTTGGCGGCCTTGGGAACGGACTGGATTTCGGTCAGGTCGTCGACCAACTCGTCAAGGCGGCGCACACACCCGTCGATCGGCTCACCACCAAGAAGGCCGACCTCAATTCGAAATCAACTGATTACGCCACGCTGAGCACAAAGTTGATTGCCTTACAAAGCGCGGCCGATAAAATGCGTCTGGTTTCCAATTTCGACCGCTCCAGCGTGTCGGCGAGCGACTCGACCGTACTCACAGCCACGGGCGCGTCCACGGCCGTTCAGGGAAGCTATACCGTCAAGGTCACACAACTGGCGCAGTCGCATCAGGTGACGAATAAGGCCGCGAAAGCGGTCGCGTCGACCACAACCGATATTGTGAGTGGTGCCTCCGGGACCTTTACGTTTCGTGTCGGCAGTGGCAGCAATCAAACCGTCAACCTGGGCGCCACCGCGACGATTGAGGATCTTAAAACCGCCATCAACGACCTCGGTGCCGGTGTCACAGCGTCGGTCGTCAACGCGGGCAGCGAGTCCTCTCCCGCCTACCGGCTGGTGTTAACGGCCGCCAGTACAGGCGCCAGTAGCGGCGTGACGATTGTGGCGGACGACACCGACCTCGATTTCCTGAACGCTAGCGGAACCGGAGGAACCGATACCTTGCAGGCGGCGCAAGACGCCGTTATCAGCGTGGGAGACCCCAATCTGAATCCGCTGACGTTTCAGCGGAGCAGCAACACCATTACCGATGCCATTGCCGGTGTAACATTGACGCTGGCCAAGACGACAGGCTCGAGTACCGTCGCGGTCAATGTCTCACGGGATGTAGCGGCCGTCCAGACCAATATCAAAGATCTGGCGACGGCCTACAATGAGGTGGTCAAGTTCATCAACGAGCGGAACACGTATGACGTCACCACCAAGAAGGGCGGGATCTTTTTCAACGAGCCAACCGTACGGACCGTGCTCAGCCAATTGAGGACCGCACTCTCCTCTGTCGTGCCGGGATTGACCACCTACACCTCAGTGGGTGAGATCGGCTTTAAAACGGAGCGCGACGGCACACTGACCGTCGACGAGGCCAAGCTGAGTGCGGCGCTCAGTTCAAATTACACAGCCGTCAAGGATCTGTTTGTGAATCAAACCGACAGCGTCGGGATCGCGCAGCTCCTGAACGTGTCGGTGGATTCGCTCGATGACATCGAGTCCGGCGCGTTGACACTGCGGAAGAAGGGCCTTACCAACCAGATCTCGGATCTGACCGACGAGATTACGCGGAAAGAGGATGTCCTTGCGCAGTATGAAGAGCGGCTCCGTCAACAGTACGCTGCGCTCGATGGGCTGCTTAAACAACAGCAAAGTCAGCTTAGTTTCCTCCAGAGCAATTCCGCGTTGACAGGAGGAAACTAA